AAACCACTGGAATTGCATTAGTTCAGGGAAATAAAGTAATTTGGGGTGCAGAATTAACCCATCGGGGTCAAACAATTAAAATGTCTTTGGAATCTCGACGTTCATTACGTCGTTCCCGAAGAAACCGTAAAACTCGCTATCGTCAGGCACGGTTTTT
Above is a genomic segment from Planktothrix serta PCC 8927 containing:
- a CDS encoding RRXRR domain-containing protein; translation: LLLNQGQAAVYRRYPFTIILKESKPAPEIQLITLKIDPGSKTTGIALVQGNKVIWGAELTHRGQTIKMSLESRRSLRRSRRNRKTRYRQARF